A DNA window from Iodobacter ciconiae contains the following coding sequences:
- the hemB gene encoding porphobilinogen synthase has translation MHSNRSFPTTRLRRMRHDDFSRRMMRENHLTASNLILPVFVLDGTNRTEAIVSMPGVNRQSLDQLFYTAEQAVKLGVPALAIFPVIEQGLKTLDAAEAWNPNGLVPRVIRELKARFPELGLISDGALDPYTIHGQDGIIDDHGYVLNEETVTALKKQALCHAGAGVDIIAPSDMMDGRIGAIRKALDAENYIHTRIMAYSAKYASAFYGPFRDAVGSAANLGKADKKTYQMDPANLNEALHEVALDLAEGADMVMVKPGMPYLDVVRRVKDEFAAPTFVYQVSGEYAMIKAAAQNGWLNEEAVVLESLMGFKRAGADGILTYFALDAARWLAAK, from the coding sequence ATGCACAGCAACCGCTCGTTCCCTACTACCCGTTTACGCCGTATGCGCCACGATGATTTCTCGCGCAGAATGATGCGTGAAAATCATTTAACAGCGAGCAATCTGATTTTACCGGTGTTTGTTTTAGATGGGACAAATCGCACTGAGGCGATTGTTTCTATGCCGGGTGTGAATCGTCAGAGTCTGGATCAGCTGTTTTATACCGCCGAGCAAGCAGTCAAGCTGGGCGTGCCTGCTTTAGCAATCTTCCCTGTGATTGAGCAGGGTTTAAAAACATTGGATGCGGCGGAGGCCTGGAATCCAAATGGTTTGGTGCCTCGCGTGATTCGCGAGTTAAAAGCGCGTTTCCCGGAGCTGGGCCTGATTAGCGATGGTGCGCTTGATCCTTACACTATTCATGGCCAGGACGGCATTATTGATGACCATGGCTATGTATTGAATGAAGAAACCGTTACCGCTCTGAAAAAGCAGGCGCTTTGTCATGCCGGGGCCGGCGTGGATATTATTGCGCCATCAGACATGATGGATGGCCGCATTGGTGCGATTCGCAAAGCGTTGGATGCGGAAAACTATATCCATACCCGCATCATGGCTTACTCGGCCAAATACGCATCAGCCTTTTACGGCCCCTTCCGCGATGCTGTTGGCTCGGCTGCTAATCTGGGCAAGGCCGATAAAAAAACTTACCAGATGGACCCTGCCAATCTGAACGAAGCCTTGCACGAGGTTGCACTTGATCTGGCCGAAGGCGCAGATATGGTGATGGTGAAGCCGGGCATGCCTTATCTGGATGTAGTGCGGCGTGTGAAAGACGAATTTGCCGCCCCGACCTTTGTTTATCAGGTATCAGGCGAATACGCCATGATCAAAGCAGCTGCGCAAAATGGCTGGCTGAATGAAGAAGCCGTGGTGCTGGAAAGCCTAATGGGCTTTAAACGCGCCGGTGCAGATGGTATTTTGACTTATTTTGCATTGGATGCGGCCAGGTGGTTGGCAGCGAAGTGA
- the queC gene encoding 7-cyano-7-deazaguanine synthase QueC produces the protein MTKKPAVILLSGGLDSATCLAIAKAEGFAPYCLSFDYGQKHNAELKAAARVAKALGAVEHRILKIDLAGFGGSALTDATIDVPVGGGKPGEIPVTYVPARNTVLLSYALAWSEVLKADDIFIGVNAVDYSGYPDCRPEYIASFQAMARLATKVGVEGSNLTIHTPLLKLTKAGIAQKGTELGVDYALTVTCYKADFEGRACGQCEACRLRSAGFANAGLADPTRYQK, from the coding sequence ATGACTAAAAAACCAGCTGTTATTTTGCTCTCTGGCGGTCTCGACTCCGCTACCTGCCTTGCTATTGCCAAAGCTGAAGGCTTCGCGCCCTATTGCCTGTCTTTTGATTACGGCCAGAAGCATAACGCCGAGCTAAAAGCCGCTGCCCGGGTAGCCAAAGCACTCGGCGCAGTTGAACACCGCATTCTGAAAATTGATTTAGCAGGCTTTGGTGGCTCAGCACTCACCGACGCCACTATTGATGTACCGGTAGGCGGCGGTAAACCCGGTGAAATCCCGGTGACCTATGTGCCCGCACGCAATACCGTACTGCTCTCTTATGCACTGGCCTGGTCTGAAGTGCTGAAAGCCGACGATATTTTTATTGGCGTAAATGCCGTTGATTACTCAGGCTACCCTGATTGCCGCCCGGAATATATTGCGTCTTTTCAAGCCATGGCAAGGCTGGCGACCAAGGTGGGAGTTGAAGGCTCCAACCTCACCATCCACACTCCGCTACTGAAACTCACCAAAGCAGGAATCGCTCAAAAAGGCACTGAGCTTGGTGTTGATTACGCACTCACCGTCACCTGCTACAAAGCCGACTTTGAAGGCCGCGCCTGCGGCCAATGCGAAGCCTGCCGCCTGCGCAGTGCTGGTTTTGCCAACGCGGGGCTAGCTGATCCGACTCGCTATCAAAAGTAA